One segment of Bradyrhizobium sp. CB2312 DNA contains the following:
- a CDS encoding caspase family protein: MRNLLRLCPVLLAAALLFGAEPAFAGKRVALVLANSAYQHAPSLANPVNDGSVMAKTLKEAGFDVVESRHDLSALDTRRVLRDFADATRDADIAVVYYAGHGIEVEGSNYLIPVDAKLERDTDVYDEALSLDRVLVAVEPAKQLRLVILDACRDNPFGKTMKRTIATRGIGRGLAQVEPTSPNTLIAYSAKAGFTAQDGDGANSPFTMALSKHLTTPGLDVRRAFGFVRDDVLKSTGNKQEPFVYGSLGGEDVPLVPVKVVAAAPTAPVVNPQADIRRDYELSLQVGNRAAWEAFLAQHPDGFYANLAKLQLEKIGAEQAHAAATEKAKQAEAERDRLAALGAQKEAQAKAAADAKAAEQAQLAAQKTKEQAQQQAAAAEQQRVNLAAAASSTAPSSTASPTGTNVASLTPAATPADLTRSVQTELGRVGCFSGQADGNWNTSSQRSLSQFNRYAGTKLDVKVASTDALDTVKAKQSRVCPLVCEHGFKADGDNCTKIVCREGYAVNDDNECEKQRAAKPAKPATAKRDDSDERPARQRRQAGAAAGGYGAAAGIAAAAGAGRRSGGGQVFCNSGGCRPVSRGCHLEYRGGGGPGNDANAEVCY; this comes from the coding sequence ATGCGCAATCTGCTCAGACTTTGCCCGGTTCTGCTCGCCGCAGCGCTGCTGTTCGGCGCCGAGCCCGCCTTTGCCGGAAAGCGCGTCGCGCTGGTGCTGGCCAACTCGGCGTACCAGCATGCGCCCTCGCTCGCGAACCCCGTCAATGACGGTTCGGTGATGGCGAAGACGCTGAAGGAGGCCGGCTTCGACGTCGTCGAGTCCCGTCACGATCTGTCGGCGCTCGACACGCGGCGCGTGCTGCGCGACTTTGCGGACGCGACCCGCGATGCCGACATCGCCGTGGTCTATTATGCCGGCCACGGCATCGAGGTCGAAGGCTCGAATTATCTGATCCCTGTCGACGCCAAGCTCGAGCGCGACACCGACGTGTACGACGAGGCGCTCTCGCTCGACCGTGTCCTGGTCGCGGTCGAGCCCGCCAAGCAGCTGCGCTTGGTGATCCTGGATGCCTGCCGCGACAATCCGTTCGGCAAGACCATGAAGCGCACGATCGCGACGCGCGGCATCGGCCGCGGCCTCGCCCAGGTCGAGCCGACGAGCCCCAACACGCTGATCGCCTATTCGGCCAAGGCCGGTTTCACCGCGCAGGACGGCGACGGCGCCAACAGCCCGTTCACAATGGCGCTGTCGAAGCATCTGACGACGCCGGGCCTCGACGTCCGTCGCGCCTTCGGCTTCGTGCGCGATGACGTGCTCAAGTCGACCGGCAACAAGCAGGAGCCGTTCGTGTATGGCTCGCTCGGCGGCGAGGACGTGCCGCTGGTGCCGGTCAAGGTGGTGGCCGCGGCGCCAACGGCGCCCGTGGTAAATCCGCAGGCGGATATCCGCCGCGACTATGAGCTCTCGCTCCAGGTCGGCAACAGGGCGGCCTGGGAGGCGTTTCTCGCCCAGCATCCCGACGGCTTCTATGCGAACCTTGCCAAGCTCCAGCTCGAGAAAATCGGCGCCGAGCAGGCTCACGCGGCGGCGACCGAGAAGGCGAAGCAGGCCGAGGCCGAGCGTGATCGTCTCGCCGCGCTTGGCGCGCAGAAGGAGGCGCAGGCCAAGGCCGCGGCTGACGCCAAGGCCGCCGAGCAGGCGCAGCTCGCTGCGCAGAAGACCAAGGAGCAGGCACAGCAGCAGGCGGCTGCCGCCGAGCAGCAGCGCGTCAATCTCGCCGCCGCGGCATCTAGCACTGCGCCGTCCAGCACGGCGAGCCCGACCGGCACCAATGTCGCCTCCTTGACGCCGGCGGCGACGCCAGCCGATCTCACCCGCTCGGTGCAGACCGAGCTCGGGCGTGTCGGCTGCTTCTCCGGACAGGCCGACGGCAACTGGAATACGTCCTCGCAGCGGTCGCTGTCGCAGTTCAACCGCTATGCCGGCACCAAGCTCGACGTGAAGGTCGCGAGCACCGATGCGCTCGATACCGTCAAGGCCAAGCAATCGCGCGTCTGCCCCCTGGTCTGCGAGCACGGCTTCAAGGCCGACGGCGACAACTGCACCAAGATCGTGTGCCGCGAGGGCTATGCGGTCAACGACGACAACGAATGCGAGAAGCAGCGTGCCGCCAAGCCGGCCAAGCCCGCGACCGCCAAGCGCGACGACAGCGACGAGCGTCCCGCACGGCAGCGTCGTCAGGCCGGCGCTGCGGCAGGCGGCTACGGTGCTGCCGCCGGCATCGCTGCCGCCGCCGGCGCTGGCCG
- a CDS encoding GFA family protein, giving the protein MTGSENSNARILTGECYCRTVRFEVADTFSYAMNCHCSNCRRTTGSAFKPFAGIEQHKLRLVQGADQRLIYGDDITHDAHCARCGSLLYSRVREGKWVHVAMGTLVDAPSIRRTAHIFVGSKAPWHEITDNLPQYRGHIGDS; this is encoded by the coding sequence ATGACCGGATCAGAAAATTCGAACGCTCGTATCCTCACCGGCGAATGCTATTGCCGCACCGTGCGCTTCGAGGTGGCGGATACGTTTTCCTATGCGATGAACTGCCACTGCTCGAATTGCCGCCGCACCACCGGCTCCGCCTTCAAGCCGTTCGCCGGGATCGAGCAGCACAAGCTCCGCCTCGTCCAAGGCGCGGACCAGCGCCTCATCTACGGTGACGACATCACCCATGACGCCCACTGCGCGCGCTGCGGCTCGCTGCTCTATTCCCGGGTGCGCGAGGGAAAATGGGTCCATGTCGCCATGGGAACCCTGGTCGATGCCCCCTCGATCCGGCGGACCGCCCATATCTTCGTCGGTTCGAAGGCGCCCTGGCACGAGATTACGGACAATCTTCCGCAATATCGGGGGCACATCGGGGATTCCTAG
- a CDS encoding nuclear transport factor 2 family protein, which produces MSQNRSSVEAVVQSYFDGLYEGDADKLGTIFHPSADLRWVEKGELQVLTVPDWLDRVRKRPSGKAEGKPREDFIVTIDRSDDKTAFIKVRCQLPPRYFTDYLVAMKLADGWQIVSKSYRYDLRE; this is translated from the coding sequence ATGAGCCAGAACCGTTCGAGCGTCGAAGCCGTCGTGCAATCCTATTTCGACGGCCTCTATGAGGGTGACGCCGACAAGCTCGGCACCATCTTCCATCCCTCCGCCGATCTGCGCTGGGTCGAGAAGGGCGAATTGCAGGTCCTGACCGTGCCCGACTGGCTCGACCGCGTGCGCAAGCGCCCTTCCGGCAAGGCCGAAGGCAAGCCGCGCGAGGATTTCATCGTCACCATCGACCGCTCCGACGACAAGACCGCCTTCATCAAGGTCCGCTGCCAGCTGCCGCCGCGCTACTTCACGGACTATCTGGTCGCGATGAAGCTCGCCGACGGCTGGCAGATCGTATCGAAATCGTATCGGTATGATTTGAGAGAGTGA
- the bla gene encoding class A beta-lactamase, translating to MPIDRRSLLASLCWIAASPAFAAEAPPELESYERESGGRIGLYAENLATGAKLSWRADERFVMCSTFKASLAACVLARVDRGEEQLAAMIPYGQADLLDYAPVAKQNLAGGKMSVAEMCKAIVELSDNTCANLLLARVGGPAALTAFWRSLDDATSRLDHNEPELNRSPPGDPRDTTTPAAMAGNLKRLVVGEALSPASRAQLTEWMVGCKTGANRLRGGLPPGWKIGDKTGYNGKDAAGDIAVVWPKPDNRPDVPILIATYVQGGTPAAAQIEAVFARVGRMVAERLG from the coding sequence ATGCCTATCGACCGCCGCTCCCTGCTCGCCTCGCTTTGCTGGATCGCCGCCTCTCCCGCGTTCGCCGCGGAGGCGCCGCCCGAGCTCGAATCCTACGAGCGCGAGAGCGGCGGGCGGATCGGGCTCTATGCCGAGAACCTCGCGACCGGTGCAAAGCTCAGCTGGCGCGCCGACGAGCGGTTCGTGATGTGTTCGACATTCAAGGCCTCGCTCGCAGCCTGCGTGCTGGCGCGAGTCGATCGCGGCGAGGAGCAGCTTGCGGCCATGATCCCTTACGGCCAGGCCGACCTGCTGGACTACGCGCCGGTCGCCAAGCAAAATCTCGCGGGCGGCAAGATGTCGGTCGCCGAGATGTGCAAGGCGATCGTCGAGCTCAGCGATAACACCTGCGCCAATCTGCTGCTGGCGCGGGTCGGCGGGCCCGCCGCGCTCACCGCGTTCTGGCGATCGCTTGACGATGCCACCTCGCGGCTCGACCATAACGAGCCCGAGCTCAATCGCTCCCCGCCCGGCGATCCCCGCGACACCACGACGCCGGCGGCGATGGCCGGCAATCTGAAGCGGCTGGTCGTGGGCGAGGCGCTGTCGCCGGCCTCACGTGCGCAGCTCACCGAATGGATGGTGGGCTGCAAGACCGGCGCGAACCGGCTGCGCGGCGGCTTGCCCCCGGGCTGGAAGATCGGCGACAAGACCGGATACAACGGCAAGGATGCCGCGGGCGACATCGCCGTCGTCTGGCCCAAGCCGGACAACAGGCCGGACGTGCCGATCCTGATCGCGACCTATGTCCAGGGCGGCACGCCGGCTGCGGCCCAGATCGAGGCCGTGTTCGCGCGCGTCGGACGCATGGTGGCCGAACGGCTGGGGTGA
- a CDS encoding Na+/H+ antiporter, giving the protein MIAAKFQTFLILLTVLAGTALVARRFNIAPAILLMLSGVGLAFVPGMPPVELPPELVLLMVLPPLIYSASVAMSWREFRNNLRPIVLLAVGAVIFTAAMVAAATHYLIGLPWTIGFLLGAIVAPPDVVAPLAIARRLNLPRRLVVILEGEGLANDATALILYRFALAAIMVGHFSLPLAAGEFALIVAGEIAFGIGVGWLSLRFRKWSGDPQVELTLSLITPYVSYWLPEHVGGSGVIATVACGLYVSWNGPLLISSATRLQGIFFWDLIIYLIEGLLFLLTGFQMRALYEKSKAFPLDDILIATAVVLTIIVTARFTWLYPATYLPRILSKSLRERDPSPPWQWPFVLAFTGVRGAVSLAAALALPFTLPGGEAFPYRDLILFVAFGVIFVTLIGVGLTLPPVVRWLGVAEAGRNEHVAEHEAEIAARRQALDAALKSLDALTAEKEVSDEVMRLLRARHEIRVNQLPDSLDPAHHDVSAAGTALTRELIAAERKFIHELLRDGEITDETRRRIERDLDLEEASLANREYRGVPL; this is encoded by the coding sequence ATGATCGCAGCGAAATTCCAGACCTTTCTCATTCTACTCACCGTCCTGGCGGGCACCGCGCTGGTCGCCCGCCGCTTCAACATCGCGCCCGCCATTCTCCTGATGCTGTCCGGCGTCGGCCTCGCCTTCGTCCCAGGCATGCCGCCGGTCGAGCTGCCGCCGGAACTGGTGCTGCTGATGGTGCTGCCGCCGCTGATCTACTCGGCCAGCGTCGCGATGAGCTGGCGCGAGTTCAGGAACAATCTGCGCCCGATCGTGCTGCTCGCAGTCGGCGCGGTGATCTTCACCGCGGCGATGGTGGCCGCCGCCACGCACTATCTGATCGGCCTGCCCTGGACCATCGGCTTCCTGCTCGGGGCGATCGTCGCGCCGCCCGACGTGGTGGCGCCGCTCGCGATCGCGCGCCGGCTGAACCTGCCGCGCCGGCTCGTGGTCATCCTCGAGGGCGAAGGGCTTGCCAATGACGCCACCGCGCTGATCCTCTACCGCTTCGCGCTCGCCGCCATCATGGTCGGCCACTTCTCGCTGCCGCTGGCCGCCGGTGAATTCGCCCTCATCGTCGCCGGCGAGATCGCGTTCGGCATCGGCGTCGGCTGGCTCTCCCTGCGTTTCCGCAAATGGTCCGGGGATCCGCAGGTCGAGCTGACGCTGTCGCTGATCACGCCCTACGTCTCCTACTGGTTGCCCGAGCATGTCGGCGGCTCCGGCGTGATCGCCACGGTCGCCTGCGGCCTTTACGTCAGCTGGAACGGCCCGCTGCTGATCTCGTCGGCGACGCGCCTGCAGGGCATCTTCTTCTGGGACCTCATCATCTACCTGATCGAGGGCCTGCTGTTCCTGCTCACCGGCTTCCAGATGCGCGCGCTCTACGAGAAATCGAAGGCGTTCCCCCTCGACGACATCCTGATCGCGACCGCGGTGGTCCTGACGATCATCGTGACCGCGCGCTTCACCTGGCTTTATCCGGCGACCTATCTGCCGAGGATCCTCTCGAAGTCGCTGCGCGAGCGCGATCCCTCGCCGCCGTGGCAATGGCCGTTCGTGCTCGCCTTCACCGGCGTGCGCGGCGCCGTGTCGCTCGCGGCCGCGCTGGCGCTGCCGTTCACGCTGCCCGGCGGCGAGGCCTTCCCGTATCGCGACCTGATCCTGTTCGTCGCCTTCGGCGTCATCTTCGTCACCCTGATCGGCGTCGGCCTGACGCTGCCGCCCGTGGTGCGCTGGCTCGGCGTCGCCGAAGCCGGCCGCAACGAGCACGTCGCGGAGCACGAGGCCGAGATCGCGGCGCGCCGCCAGGCGCTCGATGCCGCGTTGAAATCACTCGACGCGCTGACCGCGGAGAAGGAAGTCTCCGACGAGGTGATGCGGCTGCTGCGCGCGCGCCACGAGATCCGCGTCAACCAGCTTCCGGACTCACTCGATCCCGCGCACCACGACGTCTCCGCCGCCGGCACCGCGCTGACCCGCGAGCTGATCGCCGCCGAACGCAAATTCATCCACGAACTCCTCCGCGATGGCGAGATCACCGACGAGACAAGGCGGCGGATCGAGCGCGATCTAGACCTGGAGGAGGCTAGCCTGGCGAACCGGGAGTACCGGGGGGTGCCGCTGTAG
- a CDS encoding N-acetylmuramoyl-L-alanine amidase has product MSKPWRAIVALAFALIPLLLSPVDPGQAAASRKAAKARPKASAPETCEPRKFRIVVDVGHTPDAYGALSARNDPEFGFNFVLAKLITARLKSEGFVGTRLLVTDGKARPSLFKRVSAANDSRTDLFLSIHHDSVPDKLLETWEFDGAKSYFSDRFSGHSLFVSQQNPHFATSLLLARMIGRQLKEQGLHYASQYTLPVMGRYRRQLLDKDVGVYRYDGLIVLSRTRSAAVLLEAGSIINRDEEMELNSSERQEMIARAVAAGVGEFCERR; this is encoded by the coding sequence GTGAGCAAGCCGTGGCGCGCCATCGTCGCTCTTGCGTTTGCGCTGATCCCGCTTTTGCTGTCGCCAGTTGACCCTGGCCAGGCGGCCGCGTCGCGGAAGGCGGCAAAGGCGAGGCCGAAAGCGTCTGCGCCGGAGACATGCGAGCCGCGGAAATTCCGGATCGTCGTCGACGTCGGGCATACCCCGGACGCCTACGGCGCGCTTAGCGCCCGCAATGATCCGGAGTTCGGCTTCAACTTCGTTCTCGCAAAACTCATCACGGCGAGGCTCAAGTCCGAAGGTTTTGTCGGCACCCGCCTGCTCGTCACGGACGGCAAGGCGCGGCCGAGCCTGTTCAAGCGCGTCAGTGCCGCCAATGACAGCCGGACCGATCTCTTCCTGTCGATCCATCACGATTCGGTGCCGGATAAATTGCTCGAGACCTGGGAGTTCGACGGCGCGAAGAGCTATTTCAGCGACCGCTTCTCGGGTCACTCGCTGTTCGTGTCGCAGCAGAATCCGCACTTCGCCACCAGCCTGCTGCTGGCGCGGATGATCGGCAGGCAGCTCAAGGAGCAGGGCCTTCACTATGCCAGCCAGTACACACTACCGGTGATGGGCCGCTACCGCCGCCAGCTGCTCGACAAGGATGTCGGCGTCTACCGCTATGACGGGCTCATCGTGCTGTCGCGGACGCGGAGTGCTGCCGTGCTGCTCGAGGCCGGCTCGATCATCAACCGCGATGAGGAGATGGAGCTGAACTCGTCCGAGCGGCAGGAGATGATTGCGAGGGCTGTTGCGGCGGGGGTCGGGGAGTTCTGTGAAAGGCGGTAG
- a CDS encoding TauD/TfdA family dioxygenase: protein MSSLAGKQGPRYRHTADDGAPYETIAVEKLTPIIGAEISGVDIGQLVEGDARSNRQMDEIHRALAENLVIFFRDQHITPKQHLAFGRKFGELHFHPAAPHEDEDPALMKIYADKNSPRANGEGWHSDVSCDLEPPMGSILYIKQCPPRGGDTLFANMYAAYEALSDRMKAYLDGLTALHDGEPIYRGLYANYGVADRPSYPNAEHPVVRTHPVTGRKALYVNRGFTRHINGIPRDESDAMLAYLYQHVENPLFQCRFRWTENAIAFWDNRCTQHRAMWDYWPHTRSGTRVTVKGERPV, encoded by the coding sequence ATGAGCTCACTCGCCGGCAAGCAGGGTCCGCGCTATCGCCACACGGCGGACGACGGCGCGCCTTACGAGACCATCGCGGTCGAAAAGCTCACCCCCATCATCGGTGCGGAAATCTCCGGCGTCGATATCGGTCAGCTCGTCGAGGGTGACGCGCGCTCCAACCGGCAGATGGACGAGATCCATCGCGCGCTCGCCGAAAACCTCGTGATCTTCTTTCGCGACCAGCACATCACGCCAAAGCAGCACCTCGCCTTCGGCCGCAAGTTCGGTGAATTGCATTTCCACCCCGCAGCTCCCCACGAGGACGAAGACCCGGCCTTGATGAAGATCTACGCCGACAAGAACTCGCCGCGCGCCAACGGCGAGGGCTGGCACTCGGACGTGTCCTGCGATCTCGAGCCGCCGATGGGCTCGATCCTCTACATCAAGCAGTGCCCGCCGCGCGGTGGCGACACGCTGTTCGCCAACATGTACGCCGCCTATGAGGCGCTGTCGGACCGCATGAAGGCCTATCTCGATGGCCTCACCGCCCTGCATGACGGCGAGCCGATCTATCGCGGGCTCTACGCGAACTATGGCGTCGCCGACCGTCCCTCCTATCCGAACGCCGAGCACCCCGTGGTGCGCACGCATCCCGTCACGGGCAGAAAGGCGCTCTACGTCAACCGCGGCTTTACCCGCCACATCAACGGCATCCCGCGCGACGAGAGCGACGCGATGCTCGCCTATCTCTACCAGCACGTCGAGAACCCGTTGTTCCAATGCCGCTTCCGCTGGACCGAGAACGCCATCGCGTTCTGGGACAACCGTTGCACCCAGCATCGCGCGATGTGGGACTACTGGCCGCATACGCGCTCGGGCACGCGGGTGACGGTGAAGGGGGAAAGGCCGGTGTGA
- the ispG gene encoding flavodoxin-dependent (E)-4-hydroxy-3-methylbut-2-enyl-diphosphate synthase, whose product MNKLENSIDSDLAGPAPRHQTTQVKVGDVTVGGGAPIVVQSMTNTDTADIDGTIAQVAALARAGSEMVRITVDREEAAAAVPHIRDGLAKRGITTPLIGDFHYIGHKLLAEHPACAEALAKYRINPGNVGFKDKRDTQFADIIEIANKNNKPVRIGANWGSLDQELLTKLMDENAASPNPRDVRAVTREAMVQSALLSAARAQELGMPKDRIILSAKVSAVQDLIAVYQDLASRSDYAIHLGLTEAGMGSKGIVASSAALGILLQQGIGDTIRISLTPEPGGDRTREVQVGQELLQTMGFRTFVPLVAACPGCGRTTSTTFQELARSIQDFIRDEMPTWKTKYPGVEELNVAVMGCIVNGPGESKHANIGISLPGTGEAPAAPVFVDGKKFRTLRGPGIAADFKALVIDYIDQRYGQGAKVPVTAAE is encoded by the coding sequence ATGAACAAGCTCGAAAACTCCATCGACTCCGACCTCGCGGGCCCGGCGCCCCGGCACCAGACCACCCAGGTGAAGGTCGGCGACGTCACTGTGGGCGGCGGTGCGCCGATCGTCGTGCAGTCGATGACCAACACCGACACCGCCGACATCGACGGCACCATCGCCCAGGTCGCAGCGCTGGCGCGCGCCGGCTCCGAAATGGTCCGCATCACCGTGGACCGTGAGGAAGCCGCAGCCGCCGTTCCGCACATCCGCGACGGCCTCGCCAAGCGCGGCATCACCACGCCGCTGATCGGCGACTTCCACTATATCGGCCACAAGCTGCTCGCCGAGCATCCGGCCTGCGCCGAGGCGCTCGCCAAGTACCGCATCAATCCCGGCAATGTCGGCTTCAAGGACAAGCGCGACACCCAGTTCGCCGACATCATCGAGATCGCCAACAAGAACAACAAGCCGGTGCGCATCGGCGCCAATTGGGGCTCGCTCGACCAGGAGCTGCTGACCAAGCTGATGGACGAGAACGCCGCGTCGCCGAATCCGCGCGACGTGCGCGCGGTGACGCGTGAAGCGATGGTGCAGTCGGCGCTGCTCTCGGCCGCGCGGGCCCAGGAGCTCGGCATGCCGAAGGACCGCATCATCCTCTCGGCCAAGGTCTCGGCCGTGCAGGATCTGATCGCGGTCTACCAGGACCTCGCGTCGCGCTCGGATTACGCCATCCATCTCGGCCTCACCGAGGCCGGCATGGGCTCGAAGGGCATCGTCGCCTCGTCGGCGGCGCTCGGCATCCTGCTGCAGCAGGGTATCGGCGACACCATCCGCATCTCGCTGACGCCGGAGCCCGGCGGCGACCGCACCCGCGAGGTGCAGGTCGGCCAGGAGCTGTTGCAGACCATGGGCTTCCGCACCTTCGTGCCGCTGGTCGCGGCGTGCCCCGGCTGCGGCCGCACCACCTCGACCACGTTCCAGGAGCTGGCGCGCTCGATCCAGGATTTCATCCGCGACGAGATGCCGACCTGGAAGACCAAATATCCCGGCGTCGAAGAGCTCAACGTCGCGGTGATGGGCTGCATCGTCAACGGCCCCGGCGAATCCAAGCACGCCAATATCGGCATCTCGCTGCCCGGCACCGGCGAAGCGCCGGCCGCGCCCGTGTTCGTCGACGGCAAGAAGTTCCGCACGTTGCGCGGCCCCGGCATCGCCGCCGACTTCAAGGCGCTGGTGATCGACTACATCGACCAGCGCTACGGCCAGGGCGCCAAGGTCCCGGTGACCGCGGCGGAGTAG
- a CDS encoding DMT family transporter: MPTPQAIPSAGRPLSAGAIALMLMLCLTWGFNQIAIKLVLPDVPPMLQAMIRSMGALPVLFIIGTLRGVKFFERDGTWKAGLIAGLMFGIEFVLIFQGLRLTSASRAVVFLYTAPFFVALGSYQVLGERLGASQWLGLAISFAGVALAIGVPQPNVDAHVLLGDLLIVGGAALWAATTLVAKGTRLRFAAPEKALGYQVATSIPILGLAAYMFGETITHTPSPLSLGLMAFQAIWVVGTTFTLWFALVKAYSASKLSAFTFITPLFGVVGSYFIMHDTLSLAFGAAAVLVIAGLFLVNRPSQTAAAPADALLNVTKT, encoded by the coding sequence ATGCCCACACCTCAAGCCATCCCGTCCGCCGGTCGTCCCCTCAGTGCCGGCGCCATCGCCCTGATGCTCATGCTGTGCCTGACCTGGGGCTTCAACCAGATCGCGATCAAGCTGGTGCTGCCGGACGTCCCGCCGATGCTCCAGGCGATGATCCGCTCGATGGGGGCGCTGCCGGTGCTGTTCATCATCGGCACCCTGCGCGGCGTGAAATTCTTCGAGCGTGATGGGACGTGGAAGGCCGGCCTGATCGCCGGGCTGATGTTCGGCATCGAGTTCGTGCTGATCTTCCAGGGCCTGCGCCTGACCTCGGCCTCCCGCGCGGTGGTGTTCCTCTACACCGCGCCGTTCTTCGTGGCGCTTGGCTCCTATCAGGTGCTCGGCGAGCGGCTCGGCGCGTCGCAATGGCTGGGTCTTGCCATCAGCTTTGCCGGCGTCGCGCTCGCGATCGGCGTGCCGCAACCCAACGTCGACGCGCATGTCCTGCTCGGCGATCTCCTGATCGTCGGCGGCGCCGCGCTGTGGGCCGCGACCACGCTGGTCGCCAAGGGCACCCGGCTGCGCTTCGCAGCTCCCGAGAAGGCGCTCGGCTATCAGGTCGCGACCTCGATCCCGATCCTCGGGCTGGCGGCGTATATGTTCGGGGAGACCATCACGCATACCCCATCGCCGCTGTCGCTCGGACTGATGGCCTTCCAGGCGATCTGGGTGGTCGGAACCACGTTCACGCTTTGGTTCGCGCTGGTGAAGGCCTATTCGGCCAGCAAATTGTCGGCTTTTACCTTCATCACCCCTTTGTTTGGCGTGGTGGGTAGCTATTTCATCATGCACGATACCCTGAGCTTGGCTTTCGGGGCGGCCGCCGTCCTTGTAATTGCTGGGCTTTTTCTGGTTAACCGTCCGAGCCAAACGGCTGCGGCGCCAGCTGATGCATTGCTGAACGTCACCAAAACCTGA
- a CDS encoding transcriptional repressor yields the protein MTLAKPAFPAPDHDHGRCTADALAHAETVCEQRAQKFTPIRRQVLGALLSSHRPLGAYEVIDELAKSMARPAPITVYRALDFLMANGLVHRIESRNAYLACAAHDHDSTSAVAFLICERCGLVGEIPSASFAGGLNAAARSSGFAPKLSVVEITGVCTHCQKVS from the coding sequence ATGACCCTCGCAAAGCCGGCCTTTCCTGCGCCCGACCACGATCACGGCCGCTGTACCGCGGACGCGCTGGCGCATGCCGAGACGGTCTGCGAGCAGCGGGCGCAGAAATTCACGCCGATCCGCCGCCAGGTGCTGGGAGCCTTGCTCTCCAGCCATCGCCCGCTCGGGGCCTATGAGGTGATTGACGAGCTCGCCAAGTCGATGGCGCGGCCGGCGCCGATCACGGTCTACCGTGCGCTCGATTTCCTGATGGCCAACGGCCTCGTGCACCGCATCGAAAGCCGCAACGCCTATCTCGCCTGCGCCGCCCACGACCACGATTCGACCTCGGCGGTGGCGTTCCTGATCTGCGAGCGCTGCGGCCTCGTCGGCGAGATCCCCTCGGCATCCTTCGCCGGGGGCCTCAACGCCGCGGCGCGCAGCTCAGGCTTTGCCCCCAAATTGTCCGTGGTGGAGATCACGGGCGTCTGCACCCATTGTCAGAAAGTCTCTTAG
- a CDS encoding MarR family transcriptional regulator, which produces MTRGSVDQNFLFTLGELYRLLRVYADKEASRFGITRAQWAVLAKVERSEGMKQSELAELLEMQPITLTRLIDKLCDNDWIERRSDASDRRVKRLYLKKAGRQLLGRMSGLKSELTANALDGINPADAHRLLTQLETIKENVRNAIQNSGAEQARKEQRYG; this is translated from the coding sequence ATGACCCGCGGGTCTGTCGACCAGAACTTCCTGTTCACGCTCGGCGAGCTCTACCGCCTCCTGCGCGTCTACGCAGACAAGGAGGCCTCGCGCTTCGGCATCACCCGCGCGCAATGGGCCGTGCTGGCCAAGGTCGAGCGCAGCGAAGGCATGAAACAGTCGGAACTCGCCGAGCTGCTGGAGATGCAGCCGATCACGCTGACGCGGCTGATCGACAAGCTGTGCGACAACGACTGGATCGAGCGCCGCAGCGATGCCTCGGACCGCCGCGTCAAGCGGCTTTATCTGAAGAAGGCCGGGCGGCAATTGCTCGGCCGGATGAGCGGGCTGAAGTCCGAGCTCACGGCCAACGCCCTCGACGGCATCAATCCGGCGGACGCCCACCGCCTCCTCACCCAACTCGAAACGATCAAGGAAAACGTGCGTAACGCGATCCAGAATAGCGGAGCGGAACAAGCGCGTAAGGAGCAGCGCTATGGCTGA